A window of the Bradyrhizobium diazoefficiens genome harbors these coding sequences:
- a CDS encoding NAD-dependent malic enzyme, with translation MTLLRNPLLNKGTAFTEAERSAFGLRGLLPPCVLTMETQAQRILTNLRTLPTDLEKYVALNALHDRNEALFFRVVVDNIDEIQPIIYTPTVGLACQKYGLIFQRPRGMFISSRDRGQIAEILKNWPYPAKLIVVTDGERILGLGDLGANGMGIPVGKLSLYSACAGVHPEHCLPIVLDVGTNNEELLSDPYYLGLRERRLTGEAYDSFVDEFMTAARKTFPDVLIQFEDFANHSAFKLLHKYRDEACVFNDDIQGTAAVALAGLFSALRVSGGKLRDQRILFLGAGEAATGIADLVVSAMMAEGATEAEALRRNWLVDSRGLVVSGRDGLSGHKLRYAHKDRAPIADFLTAIKTLKPTAIIGVAAVGGAFTPEVLKAMAGLNEQPIVFALSNPTSKAECSAEDAYRYTAGRALFACGSPYDPVKLNGRTFVPRQGNNSYIFPGVGLGVIASRSRLVTDEMFMAAAHTLANCVGKDDLDQGSLYPALPRIREVSALIAVAVADVAYQRGLADGPAPNDVKGLVRSQMYEPKY, from the coding sequence ATGACGCTGCTGCGCAATCCCCTGCTCAACAAGGGCACGGCTTTTACCGAGGCGGAGCGCTCCGCGTTCGGCCTGCGCGGCCTGCTGCCGCCTTGCGTGCTGACGATGGAGACGCAAGCTCAGCGCATTCTGACCAATCTGCGCACGCTGCCGACCGACCTGGAAAAATACGTCGCGCTGAATGCGCTGCATGATCGCAACGAGGCGCTGTTCTTCCGCGTCGTCGTCGACAATATCGACGAGATTCAGCCGATCATCTACACGCCGACGGTCGGGCTCGCCTGCCAGAAATACGGCCTGATCTTCCAGCGGCCGCGCGGCATGTTCATCTCCTCGCGCGATCGCGGCCAGATCGCCGAGATCCTGAAGAACTGGCCTTATCCGGCCAAGCTGATCGTCGTCACCGACGGCGAACGCATTTTGGGACTTGGCGATCTCGGCGCCAACGGAATGGGTATCCCCGTCGGCAAGCTCTCGCTCTATTCGGCCTGCGCCGGTGTGCATCCCGAGCACTGCCTGCCGATCGTGCTCGACGTCGGCACCAACAACGAAGAGCTCCTGAGCGATCCCTACTATCTCGGTCTGCGCGAGCGACGGCTCACCGGCGAGGCCTATGACAGCTTTGTCGACGAGTTCATGACCGCCGCGCGAAAGACCTTTCCCGATGTGCTGATCCAGTTCGAGGACTTCGCCAACCATTCCGCGTTCAAGCTGCTGCACAAATATCGCGATGAAGCCTGCGTCTTCAACGACGACATCCAGGGCACTGCGGCGGTCGCGCTCGCCGGGCTGTTCTCGGCGCTGCGGGTGAGCGGCGGCAAGCTCAGGGACCAGCGCATCCTGTTTCTCGGCGCGGGCGAGGCGGCAACCGGCATCGCCGATCTCGTCGTCTCCGCGATGATGGCGGAGGGCGCAACGGAAGCCGAGGCGCTCCGGCGCAACTGGCTGGTGGATTCCCGCGGTCTCGTCGTCAGTGGCCGCGATGGCCTCTCCGGCCACAAGCTCCGCTATGCGCATAAGGATCGGGCGCCGATCGCCGACTTCCTCACCGCGATCAAGACGCTGAAGCCGACGGCGATCATCGGTGTTGCCGCGGTCGGCGGCGCCTTCACGCCCGAGGTGCTCAAGGCGATGGCCGGGCTCAACGAGCAGCCGATCGTGTTCGCACTGTCCAACCCGACCTCGAAGGCCGAGTGCTCGGCGGAGGATGCCTATCGCTACACCGCGGGCCGCGCGCTGTTCGCCTGTGGCAGTCCCTATGATCCGGTCAAGCTCAATGGCCGCACCTTCGTGCCGCGCCAGGGCAACAACTCCTACATCTTCCCCGGCGTCGGCCTCGGCGTCATCGCCAGCCGCTCGCGGCTCGTGACCGACGAGATGTTCATGGCGGCGGCCCATACGCTCGCCAATTGCGTCGGCAAGGACGACCTGGATCAGGGCAGCCTCTATCCCGCGCTGCCCCGCATCCGCGAGGTCTCAGCCCTGATTGCGGTGGCGGTCGCTGATGTCGCCTATCAGCGCGGGCTTGCCGACGGACCCGCGCCCAACGACGTCAAGGGCCTGGTCCGGTCGCAGATGTACGAGCCGAAGTACTGA
- a CDS encoding BlaI/MecI/CopY family transcriptional regulator: MDDRLPDLGDLEHEVMQLVWAHGPVTAEIVRERLSRRLKESTVRTVLRRLEEKGYARHTVDGRTYVYHAAEERARVAAKAVQRIVDWFCNGSMEEVLVGMVDNAMLDQQQLRALADQVAKAKKARGVKKE, translated from the coding sequence ATGGACGATCGTTTGCCCGACCTGGGCGATCTCGAGCACGAGGTCATGCAATTGGTATGGGCTCATGGGCCGGTCACGGCCGAAATCGTGCGCGAGCGGCTGTCGCGACGCCTGAAGGAATCGACGGTGCGGACGGTGCTGCGCCGGCTGGAAGAAAAGGGCTATGCTCGCCACACCGTGGACGGACGCACCTACGTGTACCACGCCGCCGAAGAGCGCGCCCGCGTTGCGGCCAAAGCTGTGCAGCGCATCGTCGACTGGTTCTGCAATGGCTCGATGGAGGAGGTCCTCGTCGGCATGGTGGACAATGCGATGCTTGACCAGCAGCAATTGCGCGCGCTGGCGGATCAGGTGGCCAAGGCGAAGAAGGCGAGGGGAGTGAAAAAAGAATGA
- a CDS encoding M56 family metallopeptidase, whose translation MIAALAEAALRSFALGGVVWIGLILFRVRNPHVHMTAWVVVLLASLAMPFVMHWPTLTIDRLPLSMPVPDESWPADFAMPEHPQPSLPIAPNAAIAPMVKRGVSIDWWMVATTVYACVASLLLLRLAIGLCLTWRLVRAAKPVTSREMIDADVRVSRDVGGPVTFGSTILVPPQFFGWDAKKRLAVLAHEGAHVANHDFYVLLLASLNRAVFWFSPFSWWQLARLAELAEIISDARAIEMIDDRLSYAEILLDVAASVKPQPMELAMAHASTVRARVERIIAAAAMPVAVGWRKRLWIAAAIVPAVIVSAGMIAYRTPDPVSGSADLGDVPAQHYRPFVNFYAVNFNAMGPASVFAIFREGDEIYGQLTGQRRLRLSVASDGTASYAASFGEVTFPIDAERRSSELMLHMNGRDVRAVRVAEMPAPATDPVSLDHYVGWYKVAPNRVLTVRRDGDRLQVQETGQGRTPGLAEGADAFSVHGDRLLIFLRDDVAGVSRVLVQNATSGARLAQRIDAAQAQAIEADFARRLAEVPDRFREQVPAAGSKETILAGIEDMRRGTPNYDRMSAPLAANIHRRVDELRATFTALGAVESIFFRGVGPGGYDIYGAKFENGTAEFRLLLEPDGKAGDVFFRPDGNDELGGIVPCSEEASVRGRAGTSPIRIMLYNETDDDIQVFNLGADGERKAQSVVRSDMTWVTLTTVNNPWVIADKSGKCMEILVPGRQTRFHNVEASNLGARPGRAARRAVPIANGEAMLRQYLEGIGKGQPDYDHMTTEVANITRQQLPFDQAILARLGPLRAVSFRGVTALDSDIYLAQFANGSAEWRIGVRNGTITKIALGPNF comes from the coding sequence ATGATCGCAGCTCTGGCTGAGGCGGCGTTACGCTCCTTCGCGCTGGGAGGTGTCGTCTGGATCGGTCTCATCCTGTTCCGCGTGCGCAATCCGCACGTCCACATGACGGCGTGGGTCGTCGTGCTCTTGGCATCGCTGGCGATGCCGTTCGTGATGCATTGGCCGACGCTCACCATTGACCGGCTGCCTTTGTCCATGCCGGTGCCGGACGAGTCTTGGCCGGCCGATTTCGCGATGCCGGAGCATCCGCAGCCGTCCCTGCCGATCGCACCCAATGCGGCGATCGCGCCGATGGTGAAGCGAGGGGTCTCGATCGACTGGTGGATGGTCGCCACCACCGTCTATGCCTGTGTTGCCAGCCTGCTGCTGCTGCGGCTCGCCATCGGCCTCTGCCTGACCTGGCGTCTGGTGCGCGCGGCGAAGCCGGTGACAAGCCGTGAGATGATCGATGCCGATGTGCGCGTCAGCCGCGACGTCGGCGGCCCCGTCACCTTCGGTTCGACCATCCTGGTGCCGCCGCAGTTTTTCGGCTGGGACGCGAAGAAGCGCCTCGCGGTGCTCGCCCATGAGGGCGCGCATGTCGCCAACCACGATTTCTATGTCCTCTTGCTCGCCTCGCTCAACCGCGCGGTGTTCTGGTTCAGCCCGTTCTCCTGGTGGCAGCTGGCGCGGCTTGCCGAGCTTGCCGAAATCATCAGCGATGCCCGGGCGATCGAGATGATCGACGACCGGCTGTCCTACGCCGAAATTCTGCTCGACGTCGCCGCCTCCGTGAAGCCGCAGCCGATGGAGCTTGCGATGGCGCACGCTTCGACCGTGCGCGCGCGGGTCGAGCGCATCATCGCAGCCGCCGCCATGCCCGTCGCGGTCGGTTGGCGCAAGCGGCTGTGGATCGCGGCCGCGATCGTGCCTGCCGTGATCGTGTCGGCCGGCATGATCGCCTATCGCACGCCCGATCCCGTGTCCGGCAGCGCCGATCTCGGCGATGTGCCGGCGCAGCATTACCGTCCGTTCGTCAATTTCTACGCCGTCAATTTCAACGCCATGGGCCCCGCCTCGGTGTTTGCCATCTTCCGCGAGGGCGACGAAATCTACGGGCAGCTCACCGGCCAGCGCAGGCTGCGCCTGAGCGTCGCCAGCGACGGCACGGCGTCCTATGCGGCGTCGTTCGGTGAGGTCACGTTTCCGATCGATGCCGAGCGGCGCTCCTCCGAATTGATGCTGCATATGAATGGCCGCGACGTGCGCGCCGTTCGCGTTGCCGAGATGCCGGCACCGGCGACCGATCCCGTGTCGCTCGATCACTATGTCGGCTGGTACAAGGTCGCGCCGAACCGCGTGCTCACCGTGCGGCGCGATGGCGATCGTCTGCAAGTGCAGGAGACCGGGCAGGGCCGAACGCCTGGTCTTGCCGAGGGGGCCGATGCCTTCTCCGTCCACGGCGATCGTCTCCTGATCTTCCTGCGCGATGATGTGGCCGGCGTCTCGCGCGTTCTGGTCCAGAACGCCACCTCCGGCGCCCGCCTCGCGCAGCGGATCGATGCGGCGCAGGCCCAGGCGATCGAGGCCGACTTCGCGCGCCGCCTGGCGGAGGTGCCTGACAGGTTCAGGGAGCAGGTCCCGGCTGCGGGCAGCAAGGAGACGATTCTTGCCGGGATCGAGGATATGCGCCGCGGTACGCCAAACTATGATCGCATGAGCGCGCCGCTCGCCGCCAACATCCACCGACGGGTCGATGAATTGCGCGCGACGTTCACAGCGCTCGGCGCGGTCGAGTCGATCTTTTTTCGCGGCGTCGGACCCGGCGGCTATGACATCTATGGCGCCAAGTTCGAGAACGGCACGGCGGAATTTCGCCTGCTGCTGGAGCCCGACGGCAAGGCCGGCGACGTGTTCTTCCGGCCGGACGGCAATGACGAACTCGGTGGCATCGTCCCCTGCTCAGAGGAAGCAAGCGTGCGCGGCCGCGCCGGCACCTCGCCGATCAGGATCATGCTCTATAACGAGACGGACGACGACATTCAGGTCTTCAATCTCGGCGCGGACGGCGAGCGCAAGGCGCAGAGCGTCGTCAGGTCCGACATGACCTGGGTGACGCTGACCACCGTGAACAATCCATGGGTCATCGCCGACAAGTCCGGGAAGTGCATGGAGATTTTGGTGCCGGGCCGGCAGACCCGCTTCCACAATGTCGAGGCCTCGAATCTCGGTGCCCGGCCGGGGCGCGCCGCGCGTCGCGCCGTTCCGATCGCCAATGGCGAGGCGATGCTGCGGCAATATCTCGAGGGCATCGGCAAGGGGCAGCCCGACTACGACCATATGACGACCGAGGTCGCCAACATCACGCGTCAGCAACTTCCGTTCGACCAGGCTATCCTGGCGCGGCTCGGCCCGTTGCGCGCGGTTTCCTTCCGTGGCGTCACCGCGCTCGACAGCGACATCTATCTCGCCCAGTTCGCCAACGGCTCGGCGGAATGGCGCATCGGCGTCAGGAACGGGACGATCACCAAGATCGCGCTCGGGCCGAATTTCTAA